AAATTCGCGCGCCGGAAAAGCCGTTAGCCCAGAAGCAATCAAGCGATCGTTTGACATTTATTATAGCAGGCTGAACGTAAATCGCGCGCTTTATGGGTCGGATTCAAAAGGCCAAGACCACAAGACGCGCTCTATTCTTGAGCGGCTTACAGACCATAGAGATGCCCTTGCGCTCCAGATTGATACGCTAGAGACGCTGAGCGAGACTAATTTAGCGGAGCTTCTGGCACAGGCTGACATCGTAGAAGATGATATACGCAGATACTCGACAATGTCCTTGGCTTTGCTTGTCCAAGAGGCCACCCACGAACGCGATACAATGCTCACGATCATATTTCGCCATGCTGAGCTTCTCTATCTGGTGGTCGCGTTACTTATGGTCAAAATGGCCCTTACCACGCTTGTATACCAGCGTTTAAAAAGCAAGGTGGTGGTCACTGAGCGCACGGCAGAAAGCCTTCAAGGGGTGATCGACGCGTCCCAAGATGCAGTGGTGATCACAAGTGCAAGTGGTCACATTGCGGCTTATAATGCAGCTGCCGAAACCATCTTTGGGTACACGGCAACCGAAGCAATTGGCGCGAAAATGGAAGAGCTCTTCATTCCAGCGCGAACGAGAAACGCACATCTGGAGTGCATAAAGACCTACCTTGAAACGGGCCAAAGCAAGTGGATCAATTCGGGCCGCCATATAATGGCAGTCTGCGATAAAGCCGGCCGCGAATTTTCGGTGGAAGTCACTATTGCCTCAAGCAGGGGCGACCAAGACGAGAAGATCTTTATCAGTGTGTTAAGGGACATATCCCCGCGGATCAATGCCGAAGAAAAGTTGCGCCGCACGGCCGAGATTGCCAAGCGAGACGCAATGGCCAAGCAGCAGTTTCTGGCCGTCATGAGCCACGAAATGCGAACGCCTTTGCAGGGTGTGCTTGCAACGTTCGATCTGTTAGAAACTGACATGACCACACCGGATCAGAAAGACCTTCTAACGCTTGGAAAACGCTCGGGCATGAAGGCGTTGGAGCAGATAAACAACACGCTTGAACTGGCGCGCCTCAGTGACTGCCGTGTGGTGCGACAAAACAATATTATCTCCCCGACCGGGTTGCTGTTCGGTCTTGTTACACTGCTTGAGCCACTGCTTTTGAAAAATGGTAACAAGATCGTCCTCAAGACGGCTCGGGACGTTCCGGTGCGTGTGCTGGGCAACCAATGCCTATTCACATCAGTCTTCGATAACCTTCTGGCAAACGCCAATAAATTCACAAAAATGGCCAAATCACCGTTTGCGTTGATATGGTCGAGATCGACGGCAAGGCAGATGTTCAAATTGCCGTCAAAGATACAGGCATCGGGATTGACCCCGCAAAGCTGACCAGCATCTTTGACGATTTCTCGACCGGAGACGCTGGCTATGCCCGTGTTTCTGAAGGAACAGGCCTTGGGCTAGGGATCGTCAAACGGGCCGCCGAAAAAATGGGTGGGGAAATCACGGTTGAAAGCGTTTTGGGGAAAGGGAGTGTCTTTACGTTTCGGTGTCGCTTCGATGCCGCCCCCGACGACGTAAGCGGCCCCGAGCCGGTACCATCGGCCAAAGCAGACGGTAACAAAGCGTCTGAAGTCAAGCCATTGGTGCTTGTGGTGGATGACAATGAGACGAACCGCACTTTGATCGGACATATGCTTAAGCGACTGGGCTGCGACTTTGAGCTGGCTGAAGACGG
The nucleotide sequence above comes from Roseovarius carneus. Encoded proteins:
- a CDS encoding PAS domain S-box protein yields the protein MFEHTRRAKWYDKMVPNWAIVTCLVLVPLMLIFLGFYYSNLKNTADDFKYVRSDNGAWPITQLEVDYQNLRLSLARDLANSRAGKAVSPEAIKRSFDIYYSRLNVNRALYGSDSKGQDHKTRSILERLTDHRDALALQIDTLETLSETNLAELLAQADIVEDDIRRYSTMSLALLVQEATHERDTMLTIIFRHAELLYLVVALLMVKMALTTLVYQRLKSKVVVTERTAESLQGVIDASQDAVVITSASGHIAAYNAAAETIFGYTATEAIGAKMEELFIPARTRNAHLECIKTYLETGQSKWINSGRHIMAVCDKAGREFSVEVTIASSRGDQDEKIFISVLRDISPRINAEEKLRRTAEIAKRDAMAKQQFLAVMSHEMRTPLQGVLATFDLLETDMTTPDQKDLLTLGKRSGMKALEQINNTLELARLSDCRVVRQNNIISPTGLLFGLVTLLEPLLLKNGNKIVLKTARDVPVRVLGNQCLFTSVFDNLLANANKFTKMAKSPFALIWSRSTARQMFKLPSKIQASGLTPQS